In the genome of Mycobacterium kansasii ATCC 12478, one region contains:
- a CDS encoding amidohydrolase family protein: protein MDSRDPYIIISADCHAELPTERYREYIDPEYREDFEAFLVEKAAAAQVGGLIDEQFAQAWFSEHGDGIAGGWDVGLRDKELDGDGVVGEVIFPDADAVSGVAGAPFGAGLAQSGDLDPGRAMAGARAHNRWLAELCSHSPERRAGVAVVPILADINAAVAEITRAAESGLRGGIMIPARWAGYPPYHDRRYDKVWAACQDLQMPVHTHVGAAPQEDYGEHLGIYVTEVRWWGVRPLWFALWSGVFERFPRLRWGATECGAFWASDLLWLMDTRYLREHSAKKMSRRMEGDLTMPPSAYFDRNCFIGATTTERRELARRHEIGVSNMLWGNDFPHPEGTWPHTRDWLKRSFWDIPVAETRQILGLAAAEVYNFDLGALAALAERIGPTPEDLGQDDAVSVPKWEAARQTGRHWLTGAEPLPDLVES from the coding sequence ATGGACAGCCGGGACCCCTACATCATCATCTCCGCAGACTGCCACGCCGAGTTGCCGACCGAGCGGTACCGCGAGTACATCGACCCGGAATACCGCGAGGACTTCGAGGCCTTCCTGGTCGAGAAGGCAGCTGCGGCGCAGGTCGGCGGATTGATCGACGAGCAGTTCGCGCAAGCATGGTTCTCCGAGCATGGCGACGGCATCGCCGGCGGGTGGGATGTGGGTTTGCGGGACAAAGAGCTCGACGGCGACGGGGTGGTCGGCGAGGTCATCTTCCCCGACGCCGACGCCGTCAGCGGGGTCGCCGGGGCCCCGTTCGGCGCCGGCCTGGCCCAGTCGGGCGACCTCGACCCGGGCCGGGCGATGGCCGGGGCACGGGCCCACAACCGCTGGTTGGCCGAGCTGTGCAGCCACAGCCCCGAGCGGCGGGCCGGGGTGGCGGTCGTACCGATACTGGCGGACATCAATGCGGCGGTGGCCGAGATCACCCGCGCCGCTGAGTCCGGGTTGCGGGGCGGGATCATGATCCCGGCGCGCTGGGCCGGCTACCCGCCCTACCACGACCGTCGCTACGACAAGGTCTGGGCCGCCTGCCAGGACCTGCAGATGCCGGTACACACCCACGTCGGCGCCGCCCCGCAGGAGGACTACGGCGAGCACCTGGGCATCTATGTCACCGAGGTGCGCTGGTGGGGGGTCCGGCCGCTGTGGTTCGCGTTGTGGTCCGGGGTTTTCGAACGCTTCCCCCGGCTGCGCTGGGGAGCCACCGAGTGCGGCGCGTTTTGGGCCAGCGACCTGCTCTGGCTGATGGACACGCGGTACCTGCGTGAGCACTCGGCCAAGAAGATGAGCCGGCGGATGGAGGGCGATCTGACGATGCCGCCCTCGGCGTACTTCGACCGCAACTGCTTTATCGGCGCAACCACCACCGAGCGCCGGGAATTGGCGCGCCGCCACGAGATCGGTGTCTCAAACATGCTGTGGGGCAACGATTTTCCCCATCCTGAAGGGACCTGGCCGCACACCCGCGATTGGCTGAAACGCTCGTTCTGGGACATTCCCGTAGCGGAGACCCGGCAGATCCTGGGCCTGGCGGCAGCGGAGGTGTACAACTTCGACCTGGGCGCGCTGGCCGCCCTGGCCGAGCGCATCGGCCCGACGCCCGAAGACCTGGGACAGGACGACGCGGTGAGCGTGCCCAAGTGGGAGGCGGCCCGGCAGACCGGACGCCACTGGCTGACGGGTGCCGAGCCGTTGCCGGACCTGGTGGAGAGCTAG
- a CDS encoding DUF3060 domain-containing protein has product MRTRLFQLLIGSMVIVAALGVPGCHKKQQAVDKPPVAEMNNTINDGTFGKTETLDCAGGKSLNIGGSKNTLTVKGRCAKVIIGGDDNKISFENIETELTVAGLNNTVTYRDGDPSVADLGTGNSITKG; this is encoded by the coding sequence ATGCGCACCAGATTGTTTCAGCTTCTGATCGGATCGATGGTGATTGTCGCCGCGCTGGGCGTCCCCGGCTGCCACAAGAAGCAGCAGGCCGTCGACAAGCCGCCGGTGGCCGAGATGAACAACACCATCAATGACGGCACCTTCGGCAAGACCGAAACCCTCGACTGCGCCGGCGGCAAGTCGCTCAACATCGGCGGGTCCAAGAACACCCTCACCGTCAAGGGCCGGTGCGCGAAGGTGATCATCGGCGGTGACGACAACAAGATCAGCTTCGAAAACATCGAGACCGAACTCACCGTCGCCGGACTGAACAATACCGTCACCTATCGCGACGGTGATCCGAGCGTCGCGGACCTCGGCACCGGTAACAGCATCACCAAGGGGTGA